The proteins below are encoded in one region of Sminthopsis crassicaudata isolate SCR6 chromosome 1, ASM4859323v1, whole genome shotgun sequence:
- the C1H5orf22 gene encoding UPF0489 protein C5orf22 homolog isoform X2: protein MNCSTSEALYRNPKAEGMEKDTGSQLAPQTCTASAISNYSEIQDCQTRANVREILQILKKGDAFILDIDLDFFSVKNPFKEMFSEEEYKLLQELYSFKKPDTDLTEEGLVDCVEGRIHQLEDLEAAFADLCDGDEEETVQRWASNPGMRSLIPLVQSLKNRTETPDYEMIHQAGLTCDYSELPHHISTEQEIECLVQSLKYLLKNLPKPTLVTIARSSLDDYCPSEQVDTIQEKVLNVLHTLYGNLDIHLEYSVNSPPA, encoded by the exons ATGAACTGTTCCACCTCAGAAGCACTGTATCGAAACCCAAAAGCAGAAGGGATGGAAAAGGATACAGGATCACAATTGGCTCCTCAAACTTGCACAGCATCAGCAATTTCAAATTATTCTGAAATTCAGGACTGCCAAACTAGAGCCAATGTTAGGGAGATTCTCCAGATTCTGAAGAAAGGAGATGCCTTTATTTTAGATAttgacttggattttttttcagtcaagaatCCCTTCAAAGAAATGTTCTCTGAG GAAGAATACAAGCTCTTACAAGAACTATACAGTTTTAAAAAGCCAGATACAGACTTGACAGAG GAGGGCTTGGTAGACTGTGTGGAAGGTCGAATTCATCAACTAGAAGATTTAGAAGCTGCATTTGCAGACTTGTGTGATGGTGATGAAGAAGAAACGGTACAGAGATGGGCTTCAAATCCTGG AATGAGGTCCTTAATTCCACTTGTTCAGAGTTTGAAAAACCGGACAGAAACTCCAGACTATGAGATG atcCATCAAGCTGGTCTAACCTGTGATTATTCTGAGCTTCCTCACCATATCAGCACAGAACAAGAAATTGAGTGTCTTGTACAGTCTTTGAAGTATTTACTTAAAAACTTACCGAAACCTACTCTTGTGACTATTGCCCG GTCAAGTTTGGATGACTACTGTCCTTCTGAGCAAGTTGATACTATTCAAGAAAAGGTCCTTAATGTGCTTCATACTTTGTATGGGAATCTAGACATTCATTTGGAGTATTCAGTCAATTCACCACCAgcttaa